A single window of Nematostella vectensis chromosome 4, jaNemVect1.1, whole genome shotgun sequence DNA harbors:
- the LOC116617856 gene encoding dynein light chain Tctex-type 5-A, translating into MSKQAVKFPNLGGASIHQMVIALSAARKIKQFSTSLINYRRRNADKGSYEVTFTDDPVLYGDDALKAPKTSRERQLTVGTPLYEFDLDDSPPNTYRLEPGKQFEVTVVQRIMREVFEEEIKDLEYDAEKCAPLCKRLSDVVKARVKGLQYPRYKIIALVYVGQKEGQDVRITSRCVWDTRFDNCAQYAYEGLHDTYAVGMVYGIYQE; encoded by the coding sequence ATGTCCAAGCAAGCAGTAAAGTTCCCAAACCTGGGAGGCGCGAGCATACATCAAATGGTGATAGCTTTGTCCGCCGCGCGCAAAATCAAACAGTTCTCAACGAGTCTTATCAACTACAGGCGTCGCAACGCAGACAAAGGAAGTTACGAGGTCACATTCACAGACGACCCAGTACTCTACGGCGATGACGCCCTCAAAGCACCGAAAACCAGCCGAGAACGCCAATTGACCGTCGGGACACCTTTGTATGAGTTCGATCTTGACGATTCACCGCCGAACACATATCGACTTGAGCCGGGTAAGCAGTTTGAGGTAACGGTAGTGCAGCGAATCATGCGCGAAGTGTTCGAGGAGGAGATCAAAGACTTGGAGTATGACGCCGAAAAGTGCGCGCCGCTATGCAAGAGACTGAGTGATGTGGTGAAGGCGAGAGTGAAGGGGCTGCAGTACCCGAGGTATAAGATCATTGCGCTTGTGTACGTGGGTCAAAAGGAAGGGCAGGACGTCCGAATCACCAGTCGATGCGTGTGGGACACGAGGTTCGACAACTGCGCACAGTATGCCTACGAGGGGCTCCATGACACCTACGCGGTCGGAATGGTATATGGGATTTATCAAGAGTAA